A single genomic interval of Candidatus Bipolaricaulota bacterium harbors:
- a CDS encoding aminoglycoside phosphotransferase family protein, which yields MNENFKFSGTRSAIEQAKLSEKELRIINGAGLTPEDLEKLLRKPPYAEGSYALIFEVNESDHKNIAKVWKNPQNDAIRARHENAALRLLRKHKSKQVPRNLGYLHSEIILFEEKIKGKHIVDFDELAICQLAETLAKIHNIKLSSYGKLIEPRLKGTQKDYLMAEISKLRESLSTSSGKPELLKLIEQAIDKFENAATSSPEAFKKRVFTLIHFDLNRNNILKSNDNNKIIIIDWEQAAAGDNAMDIAKMFLKLNFTEKQKMQFIEEYGKWFDKNDNSFQARLGVYEPFVLINSILWRLRVLKNTPKETSSANEKEFYARVKSNLDLELIKLKKYLS from the coding sequence ATGAATGAAAATTTTAAATTTTCGGGAACAAGAAGCGCAATAGAACAGGCTAAGTTAAGTGAAAAAGAATTACGAATCATAAATGGTGCTGGATTAACACCGGAGGACTTAGAAAAACTTCTTAGAAAACCTCCTTATGCAGAAGGTAGCTATGCCTTGATTTTTGAAGTAAATGAATCTGATCATAAAAATATTGCAAAAGTGTGGAAAAATCCTCAAAACGATGCAATTAGAGCGCGACATGAAAATGCGGCCTTGCGATTGTTGCGTAAACATAAATCTAAACAAGTACCTCGTAATTTAGGATATTTACATTCTGAGATAATTCTTTTTGAAGAAAAAATAAAGGGAAAGCATATAGTAGACTTCGATGAGCTTGCGATTTGTCAATTGGCAGAAACTTTGGCAAAAATACATAATATAAAGCTTAGCTCATATGGTAAATTGATTGAGCCAAGATTAAAGGGTACTCAAAAAGATTATCTTATGGCTGAGATAAGCAAATTAAGAGAATCTCTTTCAACTTCATCTGGAAAACCAGAATTACTTAAATTGATTGAGCAAGCGATAGATAAATTTGAAAATGCCGCAACGTCATCTCCGGAAGCTTTTAAAAAAAGAGTGTTCACGCTTATACATTTTGACTTGAATCGTAATAATATTTTGAAATCAAATGATAATAATAAGATTATAATTATTGATTGGGAACAGGCGGCTGCAGGAGATAATGCCATGGATATTGCAAAAATGTTTTTGAAATTGAATTTTACAGAGAAACAAAAAATGCAATTTATTGAAGAATACGGGAAATGGTTTGATAAAAATGATAATTCTTTTCAGGCTAGACTTGGGGTGTATGAGCCATTTGTTCTTATTAATTCAATTTTATGGAGGTTGCGGGTATTAAAAAATACGCCAAAAGAAACATCCTCTGCAAATGAAAAGGAGTTTTACGCTCGTGTTAAAAGTAATTTAGACTTAGAACTAATAAAACTAAAAAAATATTTATCATAA
- a CDS encoding PHP domain-containing protein — MSKLDLHIHTTHSDGKLSVPQIAEIIKEKKIEYCALADHNSISGIQELIDALEGSGIIVIPAAELTAKHNNNEIHVLAYDFNIASAAKIIKERNEIVHSQKIEEMKLAIKLSREAGLEVTEGLSLNEKQPATLTIALDICANSSNQNFFLKKFGKQLTPEDVFYEYQAPGKFCAVERGGVTVEWLIQKFKGIAQDLIIAHPFVSVSVVALPLNESEIKNLLKMGLTGIEVYHNRTTDEQINLLKKMVKEKSLHYTGGSDSHGKENDTQIGQYGDSRDIPDFFLTNHKSNLINN; from the coding sequence ATGTCCAAACTAGATCTACACATACACACTACTCATTCCGATGGCAAATTATCAGTGCCCCAAATAGCCGAGATTATAAAAGAAAAAAAAATTGAATACTGCGCTTTAGCTGATCATAATAGTATATCCGGCATTCAAGAACTCATAGACGCTCTTGAAGGTTCTGGAATTATCGTTATTCCAGCGGCTGAGCTGACAGCAAAACACAACAATAACGAAATCCATGTTTTGGCCTATGATTTTAATATAGCTTCGGCCGCGAAAATAATAAAAGAGCGCAATGAGATTGTGCATTCACAAAAAATAGAAGAAATGAAATTAGCTATTAAGCTTTCTCGGGAAGCGGGACTTGAGGTAACTGAAGGTCTCAGTCTTAACGAAAAGCAACCAGCAACCCTAACTATTGCTCTTGATATTTGCGCTAACAGTTCCAATCAAAACTTTTTTTTAAAAAAATTCGGCAAACAGCTAACTCCAGAAGATGTATTTTATGAATATCAGGCGCCTGGCAAATTTTGTGCAGTGGAAAGAGGCGGTGTTACTGTTGAATGGCTAATACAAAAATTTAAAGGGATCGCTCAAGATCTTATTATCGCTCATCCCTTCGTCTCTGTAAGCGTTGTCGCTCTGCCACTTAATGAATCTGAAATTAAAAATTTACTTAAAATGGGATTAACCGGCATTGAAGTCTACCACAATCGCACGACTGACGAACAAATAAATTTATTAAAAAAAATGGTTAAAGAAAAATCCCTCCATTACACTGGCGGGTCTGATTCTCATGGGAAGGAAAATGATACGCAGATAGGCCAGTACGGCGATTCCAGAGACATCCCTGATTTTTTTCTGACTAACCATAAATCAAATCTTATAAATAATTAA
- a CDS encoding nucleotidyltransferase domain-containing protein produces MSNLILINEVTTNLRSNFKEFKCIQSAYLYGSILTDNFHKKSDIDVLFIVKDIKDRQAFFKKIKTIRTKEKKFKLDINIVFESEFRNLWHIFRPPTFFVWIKQRNALLWGKDCIRDIKQEKITVNSIYKRAVDLAQGCRAVYLNDKDVDFWEIKYSRWLRELQYGILYLSGDLELDSKICGRKLCKSFPELKKARLLTKKQLPIKSLSEIAESFVLCVYNHFVKP; encoded by the coding sequence ATGTCCAATCTCATATTAATTAATGAAGTGACAACAAATCTTCGTTCTAATTTTAAAGAATTTAAATGTATACAATCAGCGTATCTTTATGGTAGCATCTTAACGGACAATTTCCATAAAAAAAGCGATATTGATGTTTTATTTATAGTCAAAGACATTAAAGACCGCCAAGCTTTTTTTAAAAAAATTAAAACCATTCGCACTAAAGAAAAAAAATTCAAACTAGATATAAACATTGTATTTGAGAGTGAATTTCGTAATCTTTGGCATATTTTTAGGCCACCAACATTTTTTGTCTGGATTAAGCAGCGAAATGCGTTGCTCTGGGGCAAAGACTGTATTCGCGATATTAAGCAAGAAAAAATAACGGTAAATTCCATATATAAGCGCGCGGTTGATTTAGCGCAAGGTTGCAGAGCGGTATACTTGAATGATAAAGATGTGGATTTTTGGGAAATAAAATATAGCAGATGGTTACGCGAGTTACAATATGGGATATTATATCTTTCTGGCGATTTAGAGCTTGATTCTAAGATCTGCGGCAGGAAACTATGCAAATCATTCCCTGAACTCAAAAAAGCCAGACTTCTTACTAAGAAACAATTACCCATTAAAAGTCTTTCTGAAATAGCAGAATCATTCGTACTTTGTGTTTATAATCATTTTGTAAAACCATGA
- a CDS encoding glycosyltransferase family 4 protein: MKILMLTSRYGFGYGMGYSAYKEAMALADLGVSVTVVHCFNSPEISMFFDSRINTIYLPIIKLPLIGFFVYYFKLKNFLKNDLKIQEFDLIYLQSLEFGLLDLKKIKIPIYYFARSTMIGLQKTLQMEHIKKSFLNKIIHFVLACLEKRCMQYAKLIFVKSIIMAKEVESLYNINSRKIVTVMGGIDEVNFKITNSPFNKDLREKLFIPSSAKIILYAGRIVPQKGLIYLIKASLQLLKNYNFVVVIAGSCTDKHYLKSITKLLKNNIHKKSFYFLGHVKQMEMSSIFNIADCIVTPSLYEPFGMVNLQAAFLGKALITTNTTGSIDVLRDYQKLTIVQSGSVEAISDSLERILLIKDNVDMRPYDFSQYSWMNVARKILRLFKKI; this comes from the coding sequence ATGAAAATATTAATGCTTACATCTCGGTATGGCTTTGGATACGGTATGGGTTATTCTGCCTATAAAGAAGCAATGGCCTTAGCTGACTTAGGGGTTTCGGTTACTGTAGTTCATTGCTTCAATAGCCCTGAAATTTCAATGTTTTTTGATTCTAGGATTAATACCATCTATTTACCAATCATTAAATTGCCACTTATCGGTTTTTTTGTTTATTACTTTAAACTTAAAAATTTTTTAAAAAATGATCTCAAGATACAAGAATTTGATTTAATATACCTACAGTCCCTAGAGTTTGGCCTGCTTGACCTAAAAAAAATAAAGATCCCGATATATTATTTTGCCAGAAGCACAATGATTGGCTTACAAAAAACGTTACAAATGGAGCACATTAAAAAATCATTTTTGAATAAAATAATTCATTTTGTCCTTGCTTGTCTTGAAAAACGATGCATGCAATATGCTAAATTGATATTCGTAAAATCTATAATTATGGCCAAGGAAGTTGAAAGTCTTTATAATATCAACTCTCGAAAAATTGTCACAGTAATGGGGGGAATAGATGAAGTAAATTTCAAAATTACTAATAGTCCTTTCAACAAGGACCTCAGAGAGAAATTGTTCATACCGTCATCAGCCAAGATTATTCTTTATGCCGGAAGAATTGTCCCTCAAAAAGGATTGATTTATTTAATTAAAGCCTCCTTACAATTGCTAAAAAATTATAATTTTGTTGTTGTTATAGCAGGTTCTTGTACAGATAAACACTATTTGAAATCAATTACGAAACTTTTGAAAAATAATATCCACAAAAAATCATTTTATTTTTTAGGACATGTTAAACAGATGGAAATGTCTTCTATTTTTAATATCGCCGACTGCATTGTGACGCCATCTTTATATGAGCCCTTCGGCATGGTGAACTTGCAGGCAGCTTTTTTGGGTAAAGCGTTAATTACTACGAATACTACCGGTTCAATTGATGTTTTGCGAGATTATCAAAAGCTAACAATTGTCCAATCTGGCTCCGTTGAAGCAATTAGTGATTCCTTGGAAAGAATATTATTAATCAAGGACAATGTGGATATGCGACCTTATGATTTTAGCCAATATTCTTGGATGAATGTTGCAAGGAAGATATTAAGATTATTTAAAAAAATTTAG